In one window of Euwallacea similis isolate ESF13 chromosome 4, ESF131.1, whole genome shotgun sequence DNA:
- the LOC136408581 gene encoding MYG1 exonuclease isoform X2, translated as MASNNKSPKFSKKIGTHNGMFHCDEALACFMLKLLPDYRDADIIRSRDLKILEDCDIVVDVGATFDPKRHRYDHHQRGFNETLNSVRPDLAQNKFNIIRLSSAGLIYSQFGLEILAEIIKLNKKIPTPDILEALFIYVYEYFVEELDAMDNGIPMYSEGQPRYKINTHLGARVHRLNPSWNDPNPEDEEVLFQKAMKLVGQEFVEVVLDGFNVWWPAREIVKKSIESRKEVHKSGQIMVLNDRCSWKNHLYSIEEELKIEGELKFCLFHDENSDTWRIQAIPIQPNSFVCRVFLHKNWRGVRDEELSKVANIKDCIFCHASGFIGGNKTKEGALDMALRSLQAAQIDKD; from the exons ATGGCTTCCAACAATAAAAGTCCCAAGTTTTCCAAGAAGATTGGCACCCATAATGGCATGTTTCATTGTGATGAAGCATTAGCATGTTTTATGTTGAAGCTCCTTCCTGACTATCGAGATGCTGATATTATACGTAGCCGGGACCTCaag ATTTTAGAAGACTGTGACATTGTTGTGGACGTTGGTGCAACATTTGACCCCAAGAGACATAGATATGATCATCATCAAAGAGGATTCAATGAGACTTTAAACTCTGTAAGGCCTGATTTggcacaaaataaatttaacattataag GCTGAGTTCTGCTGGTTTAATATATTCCCAATTTGGTCTTGAAATCCTCGCTGAAATCATCAaactcaacaaaaaaatacccACTCCAGATATACTTGAAGCACTTTTTATATATGTTTATGAGTATTTTGTTGAAGAATTAGATGCAATGGATAATGGTATTCCAATGTATTCTGAAGGGCAGCCAAGGTATAAGATAAACACTCATTTGGGGGCTCGAGTTCACAGGCTTAATCCTTCATGGAATGATCCTAACCCTGAAGATGAAGAGGTTTTGTTTCAGAAAGCTATGAAACTTGTGGGACAGGAGTTTGTCGAAGTTGTGTTAGAT GGTTTTAATGTGTGGTGGCCAGCTAGGGAAATAGTCAAAAAAAGTATAGAAAGCAGAAAGGAAGTGCATAAATCTGGTCAAATTATGGTGCTAAATGATAGATGCTCTTGGAAGAATCATCTTTATTCAATTGAAGAGGAGCTCAAAATTGAGGGGGAACTTAAATTTTGTCTCTTTCATGACGAAAATAGTGACACTTGGAGGATTCAAGCCATCCCTATTCAACCTAACAGTTTTGTTTGTCG tgtctttttacataaaaactgGAGAGGAGTTCGAGATGAGGAGCTTAGCAAAGTGGCCAACATCAAAGATTGCATATTTTGTCATGCCAGTGGATTCATTGGAGGTAATAAAACGAAAGAGGGCGCACTAGATATGGCCTTGCGGAGTTTACAAGCGGCCCAAATAGACAAAGATTAA
- the LOC136408581 gene encoding MYG1 protein isoform X1 — protein MESLLKFGHGFSKLSLNTGRGIWQGFNAMASNNKSPKFSKKIGTHNGMFHCDEALACFMLKLLPDYRDADIIRSRDLKILEDCDIVVDVGATFDPKRHRYDHHQRGFNETLNSVRPDLAQNKFNIIRLSSAGLIYSQFGLEILAEIIKLNKKIPTPDILEALFIYVYEYFVEELDAMDNGIPMYSEGQPRYKINTHLGARVHRLNPSWNDPNPEDEEVLFQKAMKLVGQEFVEVVLDGFNVWWPAREIVKKSIESRKEVHKSGQIMVLNDRCSWKNHLYSIEEELKIEGELKFCLFHDENSDTWRIQAIPIQPNSFVCRVFLHKNWRGVRDEELSKVANIKDCIFCHASGFIGGNKTKEGALDMALRSLQAAQIDKD, from the exons ATggaaagtttattaaaatttggtcATGGTTTTTCGAAGCTTTCTCTCAATACTGGAAGAGGAATTTGGCAAGG CTTCAACGCGATGGCTTCCAACAATAAAAGTCCCAAGTTTTCCAAGAAGATTGGCACCCATAATGGCATGTTTCATTGTGATGAAGCATTAGCATGTTTTATGTTGAAGCTCCTTCCTGACTATCGAGATGCTGATATTATACGTAGCCGGGACCTCaag ATTTTAGAAGACTGTGACATTGTTGTGGACGTTGGTGCAACATTTGACCCCAAGAGACATAGATATGATCATCATCAAAGAGGATTCAATGAGACTTTAAACTCTGTAAGGCCTGATTTggcacaaaataaatttaacattataag GCTGAGTTCTGCTGGTTTAATATATTCCCAATTTGGTCTTGAAATCCTCGCTGAAATCATCAaactcaacaaaaaaatacccACTCCAGATATACTTGAAGCACTTTTTATATATGTTTATGAGTATTTTGTTGAAGAATTAGATGCAATGGATAATGGTATTCCAATGTATTCTGAAGGGCAGCCAAGGTATAAGATAAACACTCATTTGGGGGCTCGAGTTCACAGGCTTAATCCTTCATGGAATGATCCTAACCCTGAAGATGAAGAGGTTTTGTTTCAGAAAGCTATGAAACTTGTGGGACAGGAGTTTGTCGAAGTTGTGTTAGAT GGTTTTAATGTGTGGTGGCCAGCTAGGGAAATAGTCAAAAAAAGTATAGAAAGCAGAAAGGAAGTGCATAAATCTGGTCAAATTATGGTGCTAAATGATAGATGCTCTTGGAAGAATCATCTTTATTCAATTGAAGAGGAGCTCAAAATTGAGGGGGAACTTAAATTTTGTCTCTTTCATGACGAAAATAGTGACACTTGGAGGATTCAAGCCATCCCTATTCAACCTAACAGTTTTGTTTGTCG tgtctttttacataaaaactgGAGAGGAGTTCGAGATGAGGAGCTTAGCAAAGTGGCCAACATCAAAGATTGCATATTTTGTCATGCCAGTGGATTCATTGGAGGTAATAAAACGAAAGAGGGCGCACTAGATATGGCCTTGCGGAGTTTACAAGCGGCCCAAATAGACAAAGATTAA